From the Lathyrus oleraceus cultivar Zhongwan6 chromosome 4, CAAS_Psat_ZW6_1.0, whole genome shotgun sequence genome, one window contains:
- the LOC127137966 gene encoding uncharacterized protein LOC127137966, giving the protein MAHQSDTTSYTTVSDSHNTEFSNPNREEVSVNASTSSHARRPKETVSRISSAIALDNPSKEGSRYVHNAIASMVTKILSGDQNVPGVSVPLNTIVPDDGACCETAVVLRENVSRLPEEGPKNDKHVSKMRGEKVSIPQDVEANPRADTVNLEEFSDNELLALVIPSIAKRVRTRRGKKTVLQRSPSKEVDETTSPKQTVTESARKRKGHGPAKSWSKEVPKKLKTKAVVVESDSDAPCDVTTSLSRKKPTSSKLAASVPEVPIDNCEGTYSLSVSHMWYCAESIPTHPNRQ; this is encoded by the exons ATGGCTCACCAATCCGATACCACCTCCTATACTACCGTGTCCGATTCTCATAACACGGAGTTCAGCAACCCCAACCGGGAGGAAGTTAGTGTCAACGCTTCAACgtcgtcccatgcaagaagaccaaAAGAAACGGTCTCCAGAATCTCCTCAGCTATCGCTCTGGACAACCCTTCCAAGGAAGGATCGAGGTATGTGCACAATGCCATTGCCTCTATGGTCACTAAGATTCTGTCCGGGGatcagaatgttcctggggtttctgttcccttgaacactatcgTACCCGATGATGGTGCATGTTGTGAAACCGCAGTTGTGTTAAGGGAAAATGTGTCTAGATTACCTGAAGAGGGTCCTAAGAATGATAAACATGTAAGCAAGATGAGAGGTGAGAAGGTAAGTATCCCTCAAGATGTTGAGGCCAACCCTAGAGCTGACACAGTCAAcctggaagagttctctgataaCGAACTGTTGGCCTTAGTTATCCCTAGCATAGCCAAGAGGGTCAGGACTAGGAGAGGGAAAAAGACAGTGCTGCAAAGGTCTCCATCCAAGGAAGTTGATGAGACAACTTCTCCCAAGCAAACAGTGACAGAAAGTGCACGCAAAAGGAAAGGTCATGGCCctgcaaaatcttggagcaaagaggtgcccaagaaacTGAAGACCAAGGCTGTTGTGGTGGAGTCTGACTCGGATGCTCCctgtgatgtcacaacatccctgtCCAGGAAGAAGCCAACCTCTAGCAAGTTGGCTGCTAGCGTTCCAGAGGTGCCTATAGACAAT tgtgaagggacctatagccTTTCCGTCTCTCATATGTGGTATTGTGCTGAGTCAATTCCGACACATCCTAACagacaatga